A genome region from Dickeya chrysanthemi NCPPB 402 includes the following:
- the araC gene encoding arabinose operon transcriptional regulator AraC, which yields MYHRMAHESQPNPLLPGYAFNAYLVAGLTPILAGGPLDFFIDRPDGMKGYIINLTIKGQGKVLDGDDTFFCNPGDLLLFPPRSRHYYGRAPSSDCWYHRWVYFRPRAYWADWLEWHSKGCDVGRLTLSSTGLLQEFDKLFANIEQTHRSGRRFAEELAMNLLERLLLRAMEEDPQSPQRIMDPRVIEACQFITGNLAGELRIDEVARHVCLSPSRLAHLFREQVGVNILRWREDQRVIRAKLLLQTTQESIAAVGRVVGYDDQLYFSRVFRKRVGVSPSDFRRRNSEIHHPALERSLDASAWRGELLASHPWMATP from the coding sequence ATGTATCACCGTATGGCGCATGAGTCACAACCCAACCCGTTGCTGCCCGGTTATGCGTTTAACGCCTATCTGGTGGCCGGGTTGACGCCGATTCTGGCAGGTGGGCCGCTGGATTTCTTTATCGACCGTCCGGACGGCATGAAGGGGTACATCATCAACCTGACCATCAAAGGCCAGGGCAAAGTGCTGGATGGCGACGATACGTTTTTCTGCAATCCCGGCGACCTGCTGCTATTTCCCCCCCGTTCGCGGCACTACTATGGACGCGCTCCCAGCAGCGACTGTTGGTATCACCGCTGGGTCTATTTCCGGCCGCGGGCCTACTGGGCCGACTGGCTGGAATGGCACAGCAAAGGGTGCGACGTCGGGCGGCTGACGCTGTCCAGCACCGGGTTGTTGCAGGAGTTCGATAAACTGTTCGCCAATATTGAACAGACCCACCGTTCCGGCCGGCGTTTTGCCGAAGAGCTGGCGATGAACCTGCTGGAGCGCCTGCTGTTGCGCGCAATGGAGGAAGACCCGCAGAGCCCGCAACGGATTATGGACCCGCGGGTGATCGAAGCCTGTCAGTTTATTACCGGCAATCTGGCCGGTGAGCTGCGAATTGATGAGGTGGCGCGCCATGTGTGTTTGTCGCCGTCGCGGCTGGCGCATTTGTTTCGTGAGCAGGTAGGGGTGAATATCCTGCGCTGGCGCGAAGATCAACGGGTGATTCGCGCCAAATTGTTGTTGCAGACGACCCAGGAGTCGATCGCCGCCGTCGGGCGGGTGGTGGGCTATGACGATCAACTCTATTTTTCCCGCGTGTTCCGTAAACGGGTCGGCGTGAGCCCCAGCGATTTCCGCCGTCGCAACAGCGAAATCCATCATCCGGCGTTGGAAAGATCACTGGATGCCTCGGCCTGGCGGGGGGAACTGCTTGCATCACATCCGTGGATGGCAACGCCGTAA